The DNA region TAAtggatataaaaaaataaataaatttgatgcAGTTCAAGACCTTTgtgtccctcctccctcattccatctGCTTCCCACCCAACTGAGAAATCATTTCCTTTTGGGACTGGGCTTTTATGGTTCTCAGGCATACCCGTGGTTTTAAAACACGTGCAGGCATTCATAAACAAACAGCAGAGAAAGCTGTTTTGCATGCTTTAAACAAGATATTCTGAATCCATCATTCAACACTTTCCTTTTTGTATATAATCTTTTCTTTAAAGAACACACAGTTAATGCTATTTTCCCCATTACTAAACATACTGCAATAAAAATTTGTTCTCCATCTTTGCACATGCAAGACACTTTCCCTAAACTAGCACAGAATAGTAAATAAGTCCTAGGCTAGGCCTCCTTTCCATGTTTCTAGAAAACAAACTGCTCTTAAACATGGTCCTGCTCCAAACAgctctccaagtttttccaggGTGTGCTTCCTAGTTTCAAAGAGCAGTGGGAAAAAATCGTTTTGGATCCAGATACTAATTTGGTAAATAAGTCTGTGGCAGAAGCTGTAAACACTCACCAGTAGCCCCTTACTCTTACCAGCTCCATGAAATGCAGCCAACCAGCCAGCCCCCAACTGCTAACAGACGTTTTTGTGTGAGGCCATTCTCTGGTTGCCAGGGATGGTATAGCTGTGCATCAGCAACTGGGACTAGCTCTAGGGAGCCTCCTTGGACCAATGACTGATGGGAGCTGGCATACCAATACCTCAGCTTCCTTGCTCTTCAGGTGGGGGTAACTATGAGGAACTTGTTCTATGCAGGTGTTTTGTGTGGCATAATTACAGTTTGTGATGGTAAAAATTTGCTTGATAGCAAACACTGTGTTCTCTGGGGCCTCCACCCAAATAAATAACTGATACTCAAACCCCTGTGTATGAACCTGCTAATGGGGGAACCATACTGGACTCCAACTGGCTCTCACATGTGTGTATTTAAATACGGACAATGGTCAGCAGGATGGGAGAAAATGTCCCCAGTTGTAGAGTTGACTCATACTCATACAAAAAGCAGAAGTTGTGTCTTACTCACACATAGAATGAAATAAATACTTATTATTTTAGATTAGGCAAAAATCATATAAATAAAGCATTATTACCTGCTAGTGCAGATggtgttccttttatttttatttttttaaaatttttattataaaactgatgtacagagaggttacagtttcatacgttaggcattggatacatttcttgtactgtttgttaccttgtccctcatacccccctcccccctccccctgtcccgccctgaggtgttcagttcacttatggTGTTCCTTTTAAAGCCACACTTTAGTTTCCATTCTGAAACTCTTTAGGCTCATAAGagtaatacttgcatataaaaatCACCTTGATTTTTTGCTGAGTTTGAAAAAGTGAGTCTGTTTTAAAAGCCTAGATGTTATCATAGCGGCTGGTAGCATTATCCTTTTTGTTCTAGTTTATTATTTTCCACTATTACAAAAACAACAGTAGCTCTGCGCACTAATACCAGGCAAACGTGGCTTATAATGCCTTCAAAGATTCCACCTTGATGCTTGTATTgtgaaataataaaactaaagctTCACTAAGTCTTTATCTTCAGTGAATTCATAATAGAAGAGGGTTTGTTGAAATGAGTCCCAgagagatgatgtacagaggtttcTTTGGTTTTTAAAGCTACAGATTTAGTCAAAGTCCTACCCATTGGTAAAAGGCCAAGGCTGTGTTTTGTCAGACCATGTAGGTTGACAGGACCAAGGCAGAAAAGCAGCCTAAACTGAGAAGCAAACAAGGGAAGCACTTTTCACACTGCAAGGAAACAGCTTTTTACAGTAAGAGGGGCTGGCTTGGTGTGTCACTGCGGACTGCATTCACTGACTTGTGAAGGCCTGTCTTCAAATTCAAAAGCTTATTTTCCTGATCAATGTCCTTCAGCTACACTTATCAAGACACATCCTATATCTATTAAGCTTAGAAAAGTCATATTTGAACAGTTCCTTGGGAAGCTAGAACATGTTCAGTATTGTCTACCTGGCCCATAGTCCTCCATCTCCACCCCTTTCAGCTCAATACATAATGGGGAAATGACCTATTTTCCTCTGAGTTCAAcactcatctgtaaaacagaggTAATAGTAGCACCTGTGCCATGGagttatgtgcatgtgtgaaaatagcttaatgaaacccactaaatgataaaaatgaaacattGTTCTAATACCTGGAGAGATGCACCAGTGATGGCTTATCTATGCATATATGtggcttgatttttttcactAGAAATGGGAATCACTGAGCATATTTTGTAAGCTATGTTTTCACTGGAAGGAACATGAGAAGTGTCTCACATCACTACATGGTCTTTGAAAACAGGGCTGTCGCTCTTCAGCTTTTGTTCGCCATCGTGGTAACTGCGCCTATCTGTGCTTCTAATCATGTCTTCTCACAAGACTTTCAGAATCAAGTGGTTTCTgaccaagaaacaaaagcaaaatcgcCCCATTCCCCAGTGGATTCAGATGAAAATTGGTAACAAAATCAggtacaactccaagagaagacacTGGAGGAAAACCAAGCTGGGTCTGTAAGGAATTGCACCAGATGCCCACATATTTATGCTCTTCCATGAACCAGTCAAGCCGGAACATCAATACTGCCTGGACTGACAGTTGGGCAttttaaactgatttttctttGGTTACTTTAAGAATGGGCACAGTAATAAATATGTGAAAgcttacatttgaaaaaaaagaaaacagggctaTCTGTATCTATGAGCTGGCATTTCATCCAGGGAAGGTCCATGAATTTACCCAGTGGAGCCAAATTCCTAGGCCATTTGAATTCCTCAAAAATTCCATTACTTTGATGACATTCTTTGATGATACATCTCAGTGCAAGAACATCTCTGTTTCTTTGTCCTGAATTCCTAGATGAGCAACCGTTGGTTCAAATGCTGAACATGCCTTTAAAGCTTCTGATATTGCTGCCAAATTGTCCTCCCTAAAGGCTGTTCCAGTTTACATGCTGATTCATGGTGCAAAGGGCTGTTTGaagatacaaaaatattttatcacatCACAAGAGGCATAGCAGATGCTATGAGAAAAACAAAGCCTCCAGGCCAGTTTGCACACCCTACCCTTATTTTGAAGTTTGGTTTCAATTTGCAGTTGAACACAATTAGAAATTCTAGCATGTCTCCCTAATTCTCTACAGGCCAATGAACAAAATGGGAATGCCAAGTCCCTGAAAACAAAGTTTGTACCTATAAATATTGTTTAAAGCCTAAGGATTGCTGCTAGATTCTAAAGGACAGAGATCATTTATATCGATCTTTTCATCTTCAGTACCTGATCCCCACTATGTGAGTCCTATATACTGATACCACTgcaggaagactccttttttatCTCAGTACTCACCAATCTGGTAAAGGGATGTGATTTAAGGTCCCCTCCTATATCCTGTGATGGTGTAAATGAGCAGTTAACAAGAACTTGTCATGTGCCAAAGAACTCTGCTAGGGATTAAGGATGCAAGGAGGTCATCACAAACaaattaaattgtttttaaaatgaaaatctccaatgtttgatttaaaaataagacctcacaaaggaagaaattaaagacCCCACCCCAGACCAATTATTTGAGGAGGTAATGGTATGCTGAGCACTTGCACCAGTTGCCTGCACTCATAATGCTCATAAGCCCTGGAAGAGATCAAGAACTTGAATTCTGTCAGTGCCAGGTACCACACCTCCCATCCCCTCATGCATCTGTAGAGCCTTCAGAAAGCACTTTCTGACACTGAAAAGGCCACTCTGGGGTCTACCATCTTGGTGCTAATAGCACACCTGTAGTTGCCTCAGTGGCAGAAGAGTCCTACAAGATGACAGTGCCTCTGGGGTTGCTGCCTGGAACATCTTTATCCCCCTGGGCCATCACCCCCCTGCTGTTCCCTTCCCCTCTGGGACCCACTGTAGAAACCTGTGACAATCTCTTACTTCTAGGCCTGCTATAATAGCTCTTCAATATCCCTGTGGGAAATGATATTATAATTCACAAAAATTCACTGTTGCTCAGTAGGGAGACTACGTCTCCGATCTGCCATTAAGCTATGTTGTATGACTTGCCCATTGAGCAGCGGTGATGCGATTCAGTGGTGGCGAGAGTCAGTTCACGGTCTGCAAACTCTCTCTTTACTCTCTGCTATGACAACTAGCAGTGTTTCAGCTAGAGGCTTCTCTGTCACCTTGGAATCACAGTGAACACAAGATGGATCAAAGTCACAGAAAACTCACAGTAAATACATACTGTGAGCCAGAGATGTGGACACCATTTGTTACTTCAGCATAATGGATCCTGTATATCAGAAGTGAGTATTGATACACAAAGCTGTGATTGAGGACCATGAATATAAAGAAAGTACTCAGACATTGCATTTCTACACATGTTTGTATGGATTGTGTTCATGAGACAAAATGTCAGTTCTGAGCTGATGACCTTTTCCCCTTAGAGACTCCTGAGTGTGGCATATGAGATTCTGATGAATACACTTTCTATGAGAAACTCTGCTCATCACTCCCAAAAGGTTACCTCTCTCCAAAGAAAAAGGACTGAAACACAGTGGCTTTCACCAAAGCTTTGTTCAGTTCTGTTTGAGTATGAATTAATTCCTTATGGTATTATaaggaatttaaaaatgaatggaacCAATTATTCCCTGCATTTTCTTCATTACACCCCAGCAGAAATGGGCCTATTCTTAATTCCAAATTCCCCCTAAAAGAGGGAGATAAGAGAATTTGGCTGTGTTTTGACTAATATGTTGGTTATTGAACAAGACTAAAGGTTAGAATAAAAAACTAATCTCTTTCGGTTATTTAATAATCATTTCTAATAAACTAAATGCTTGGTTAAAGTCATTGAAAAAATCCAATCATTCTTGGTGAAATCAAGAATAGATTTGCATCTCTTtagcaaaataaaagtattttctctttaCAAAGTTTTGGGCAGAGAAAAACTGACTAAACAATCAACCCACTTGGAAATACATTAAGTTAGACCCTTTGTGgctctcagggatagcaccttgAGCATGTGGTCGGGGTCAATGCAGAAACAGGCAGAAGAACAGGGACAACAGAAGCACAGCTAGGGACAACATGAAACATACTACTCCACTGGTTTCCTTCCAGAATCCCTTCTCCCCACCAGCTACTGGGAGTGCAGTAGATACCTCTTTCTGCTCTTATGAGAGCCCCTGGACACACTCACACCGGAAGCTGTAATGACCTCAGAGCTCCACAGCTTGCTTTTTGCTTGCTAAGTCAGAtgagagtctctaggatttgtctcTGCAGGCTGCTTTTGAATTGGTTTCCTatcatctcaacctcctgagtagctaggatgataggtgtgagccactcatgccAGCTAAATCAAATGTCTTTTAAGCTTGCTCCCTTAAGTTTGTAGACTTTAAAACTCTAAAAACTGGAGTCATCTGTATCTATTCTTAGAATGCAAACTAGAAAACGATGATTTTTTAGCTCAGTGGGCATGAACTATCCATGTCTATTCATTATGTGAATTCTAGAGTCTCGTGTGCTATGTGCAAACTGTATTTCATGTGCACCTATGACAATGAATTCTTCAATTTCATTCATTGTActgaaaatacataattttttcaTGGAGTTTGTATACTATTCCAACTGAAAACACTTATTTATTCCAATTTCAGCAGTTCCCTGACTCTACCTCACTGTAATCTGGGTTGGATGAGTCAATTCTGACATTTTTTgagataaaattaaatgtaaattggCTTAGTGAACCTTTTCCTTGTGCTTTGTTTAACACAACTAAAATGATTCCACCTTTTCAAAGGTCAGAGATTCCCTGACCACTTCAGCAGAGAGAAGATCATCATAAAACCATTATTTGGCTTTTATCAAGAGATATATGTTTCTAGGTTCATTTCAGAACAATTtaaatattaagtggaaaaagGAAAGTGGGAATTTTTTAATAAAGGGAAATAGTTCACTTGTGTTAAAAACAGCAACTCTTAGAATTTCCCATAGAAAAGCTCAACATGGCCAGAAAACACAAAGTTTTTATTCACTTCAGTGAATTCAGTCTATTTCTAAAGTAGTTGAGTCAAGAAtgtcacttggggctggggatatagcctagtggcaagagtgcctgcctcggatacacgaggccctaggttcgattccccagcaccacatatgcagaaaacggccagaagcggcgctgtggctcaagtggcagagtgctagccttgagcgggaagaagccagggacagtgctcaggccctgagtccaaggcccaggactggccaaaaaaaaaaaaaaaaaaaaaaaaaagaatgtcacttgGTGGTAGattacttgcttagcatgtgcaagttcctgggttcaatccctagcactgcaagaaaacagaacaaagcgaaacaaaaacttcttgtttgGTATGAGTGTTCTAAACagactggaaacatggctccAGTGGTTGAATATCGACATAGCAAGtgagaaggtcctgagttcaagacccaatacttccaaaaaaaaaaaaaaaatgaaggctatACCACTGCTGTACTCTCTTAGATTAAGATCTGGAGATTTAAAATAAGCATTGTCTTTGTTCTAGGATTCCTAGAACTGGTTGATTATAAATGTTAATGAGAAAGGACTGGgatttggtcattttttttcttctctgaagcaAGTATTAAGGCAAAGGGAACCCTGCCATTGCATGTGggttatttcttctttctatagGTATGAGAGGGGTatacagaaaaagagagattACCAGTGTCTTTGTTTGTCTCAAGGAATAACCATTAAATACATTTAAACCAACATAAAAATGAGGGTTTGCAGCACTGATATTTGTGTTTCCCTCTCCTGGATTTAAATCACACACTAGcctggtgctggcggctcacaccagtaatcctagctactcaggctgagatctgaggaccctgatttgaagccagactgggaagaaaagtccatgacactctcatctccaattaaccaccaaacaactggaaatggcgctgtggctcaaagaggtaaagtgctagccttgagcaaaataagcactgggacagtgcctaggccctgagtgcaagccccacaagcaacaaaagtaaataaataaaataaaataaatcacatgCTATTTAGACCAATTTTGTCAGAGCTATGGAGTCCTTCTACCACGAAATAATAAAGGGTCTGTGGCTACCcacaaatatatatgaatacatgtaCACtggtatatgaatacatatagaaATTTCCATCATCAAACACTTCACTAGACACAAAGGActcaaaagggaagaaaatacaTTCCATAACGATTAGAATTTTCAAATACGAAACAAATTTGAGTTATGCATTTCCAGCTTTGGGGCAGGAACATAAGAGATGAGGTCTGAGAATTTTTCCTGCCCCTATGCAAAGCATTGTT from Perognathus longimembris pacificus isolate PPM17 chromosome 28, ASM2315922v1, whole genome shotgun sequence includes:
- the LOC125343951 gene encoding 60S ribosomal protein L39-like; protein product: MSSHKTFRIKWFLTKKQKQNRPIPQWIQMKIGNKIRYNSKRRHWRKTKLGL